The DNA window GCCAGAGACGATGGCGCTCAGCTCGGCTTCATGGGTGGCGACGAGCGCACCACGCCCCGCCGCATTTTCGCGGGCGGCGAGACGGACCGAGAGTCGATCGGGGTTGCGGGCGGGATCGAGTGAGAACGTCTGGACGCCGCGGGCCACGCCGTCCTCGCTGGCGTTGCAGTGCACGGAGACGAACAGGTCGGCGTGGAAGGCGTTCGCGCGCGCGGCCCGCATGTCGAGCGGGACGTAGGTGTCGGTGTCGCGGGTGAGCAGCGTCTCGACCTTGAGTTCGCGCGCGAGGATCGGGGCGGCACGGTGGGCGATGTCCAGCGTGACGTCCTTCTCCTTGAGCCCGGTCGGGCCGACGGCGCCCGAGTCCGCGCCACCGTGACCCGGGTCGAGGACGACGCGGCGAACTTCACGCTGGCTCGGGCCTTCGGCCGTGCCCTCTGCCCGCGCGGGAGGACGGGTGCTCACGTCGACCACGATGCGGAAGGGGTCGGGCAGGTAGTAGATGCGCCGGTGGAGCGACGCGGCCAGGTCGAGGACGACGCGCGATCCATCGGGCTGGGCGCCGACCCGGATCCGCCGGAGGGCGCCGCCGACCTCCATCTCCTTGGCGATGCCACGCGCGGTCGCACCCGCGATGTCGAGAAACACGCGGGCGTCCTTGCCGGCCGCTTCGTCGGCGGGGAGCGCGCCGACCTTGAACCTGGCGGGCGCGGTGAGCTGGATGATGACCCGCGCGGCCTTCTCGGAGCCGAACCGCTCGATGGCAGCGATCTTGAGCGTCGCCGCCGGCTTGCTCACGACGCGGGGGGCGAGCACGAGATCGGCGGCAGGATCTGCGGTCGTGAGCACCACGGGGCCGCCGGGGGCCGGCTCGGTGAGCGAAGAGGGGGCGGCGCTGCTGGCGACGATCGGCTGCGCCGACGCGGAGGTGGGCGTGGACGCGAGCACGGACTGCTCCACCCGATGCCCAGCTTCCTCGAGCGCGCGCATCTGGTCGCCCGACGGACGGTAAGCGACGGACTGCGCGAGCGCGACGTCGATGGATCCGAGGCAGGCCGAGCGCGCAGGCGGAGCCCCCTCGGCCGGGGCCGCTGCGGTGTCGGCGCGGCGGCTGGCGAGCGCCGCGTGTCGCCGTGAGACGAGGTAGAGTTCACGGTAGGTGACCGAGGCGTCCTGGCTCACCTCCCCCGTGAGCAGAGCGCGACGGCGCTCGGCATCACAAGCAGCCTCGGCCGCCCCCACGGCCTGGAAGGCAGTGGCAGCCGCGCCGTAGAGTTCCAGCGCTTCGCTGCTGTCGGCCTTCGCGTGGTCCAGCCGGAAGAGCCGGGTCCTGAGCTC is part of the Chondromyces crocatus genome and encodes:
- a CDS encoding N-acetylmuramoyl-L-alanine amidase, yielding MKPPADLGVSTRRHRIAPCAAVIIVFAAMACGSAEGPAGTVAPTAEEEARALLAPEAVLPPRAETVALADSVAIASSRAGTTARGAELALLAAELRTRLFRLDHAKADSSEALELYGAAATAFQAVGAAEAACDAERRRALLTGEVSQDASVTYRELYLVSRRHAALASRRADTAAAPAEGAPPARSACLGSIDVALAQSVAYRPSGDQMRALEEAGHRVEQSVLASTPTSASAQPIVASSAAPSSLTEPAPGGPVVLTTADPAADLVLAPRVVSKPAATLKIAAIERFGSEKAARVIIQLTAPARFKVGALPADEAAGKDARVFLDIAGATARGIAKEMEVGGALRRIRVGAQPDGSRVVLDLAASLHRRIYYLPDPFRIVVDVSTRPPARAEGTAEGPSQREVRRVVLDPGHGGADSGAVGPTGLKEKDVTLDIAHRAAPILARELKVETLLTRDTDTYVPLDMRAARANAFHADLFVSVHCNASEDGVARGVQTFSLDPARNPDRLSVRLAARENAAGRGALVATHEAELSAIVSGLNVGDLADRSRHLAVLLQRAALASLGPRYPETKDQGTKTASFYVLVGADMPAVLFETAFISNPEDEARLATADFRQKMADAVVNAVRAFREGK